One part of the Vitis riparia cultivar Riparia Gloire de Montpellier isolate 1030 chromosome 6, EGFV_Vit.rip_1.0, whole genome shotgun sequence genome encodes these proteins:
- the LOC117915583 gene encoding photosystem II protein D1 has product MTVILERRESESLWGRFCNWITSTENRLYIGWFGVLMIPTLLTATSVFIIAFIAAPPVDIDGIREPVSGSLLYGNNIISGAIIPTSAAIGLHFYPIWEAASVDEWLYNGGPYELIVLHFLLGVACYMGREWELSFRLGMRPWIAVAYSAPVAAATAVFLIYPIGQGSFSDGMPLGISGTFNFMIVFQAEHNILMHPFHMLGVAGVFGGSLFSAMHGSLVTSSLIRETTENESANAGYRFGQEEETYNIVAAHGYFGRLIFQYASFNNSRSLHFFLAAWPVVGIWFTALGISTMAFNLNGFNFNQSVVDSQGRVINTWADIINRANLGMEVMHERNAHNFPLDLAAVEAPSING; this is encoded by the coding sequence ATGACTGTAATTTTAGAGAGACGCGAAAGCGAAAGCCTATGGGGTCGCTTCTGTAACTGGATAACCAGCACTGAAAACCGTCTTTACATTGGATGGTTTGGTGTTTTGATGATCCCGACCTTATTGACCGCAACTTCTGTATTTATTATCGCCTTCATTGCTGCCCCTCCAGTAGATATTGATGGTATTCGTGAACCTGTTTCTGGATCTCTACTTTATGGAAACAATATTATCTCTGGTGCCATTATTCCTACTTCTGCAGCTATAGGTTTGCACTTTTACCCAATATGGGAAGCAGCATCCGTTGATGAATGGTTATACAATGGTGGTCCTTATGAGCTAATTGTTCTACACTTCTTACTTGGTGTAGCTTGTTACATGGGTCGTGAGTGGGAACTTAGTTTCCGTCTGGGTATGCGTCCTTGGATTGCTGTTGCATATTCAGCTCCTGTTGCAGCTGCTACTGCTGTTTTCTTGATCTACCCAATTGGTCAAGGAAGCTTTTCTGATGGTATGCCTCTAGGAATCTCTGGTACTTTCAACTTCATGATTGTATTCCAGGCTGAGCACAACATCCTTATGCACCCATTCCACATGTTAGGCGTAGCTGGTGTATTCGGCGGTTCCCTATTCAGTGCTATGCATGGTTCCTTGGTAACCTCTAGTTTGATCAGGGAAACCACAGAAAATGAATCTGCTAATGCAGGTTACAGATTCGGTCAAGAGGAAGAAACTTATAATATTGTGGCTGCTCATGGTTATTTTGGCCGATTGATCTTCCAATATGCTAGTTTCAATAATTCTCGTTCTTTACATTTCTTCCTAGCTGCTTGGCCTGTAGTAGGTATCTGGTTCACTGCTTTGGGTATCAGCACTATGGCTTTCAACCTAAATGGTTTCAATTTCAACCAATCTGTAGTTGATAGCCAAGGTCGTGTAATTAATACTTGGGCTGATATTATCAACCGTGCTAACCTTGGTATGGAAGTTATGCATGAACGTAATGCTCATAATTTCCCTCTAGATCTAGCTGCTGTTGAAGCTCCATCTATAAATGGATAA